One segment of Ureibacillus thermophilus DNA contains the following:
- a CDS encoding YwpF family protein, producing the protein MKTFKMISFQIEQDGVDVPLIDGITINQENKEKTWILELLVEQQYKQHFKNFLDTQEFFDVRVTITSMDNEPAPFTVKVLTIEEIGNRLSILLKGHIRAVRLKYAEQLLQSLLEKNLTKEELLHEFRKGMKERPSLRG; encoded by the coding sequence ATGAAAACCTTCAAAATGATTTCCTTTCAAATTGAACAAGATGGTGTAGATGTTCCTCTGATTGACGGTATTACGATTAATCAAGAAAATAAGGAAAAAACTTGGATATTAGAATTGCTAGTGGAGCAGCAATACAAGCAGCATTTTAAAAATTTTTTGGATACCCAGGAGTTTTTTGATGTGCGAGTGACCATTACTTCAATGGATAATGAACCTGCCCCATTTACAGTCAAAGTGCTAACCATTGAAGAAATCGGCAATCGGCTTTCAATCTTATTAAAGGGGCATATTCGAGCGGTGCGTTTAAAATATGCTGAACAGTTGCTGCAATCCTTGCTTGAGAAAAATTTGACGAAAGAGGAATTATTGCACGAATTTCGAAAAGGTATGAAGGAGCGGCCGTCCTTGAGAGGATAA
- a CDS encoding single-stranded DNA-binding protein, with translation MNHVGLVGRLTKDPVLRAFGDNRVATSFIVAVNRNYRNSQGDVDTDFVTCTAWGKLAERIVQYCGKGSLIGINGRLQSRSYMAKENVRVFTTEVVTDDVRFYSLKPPSKQVEIEKDFVLPETEEGLPIAQGSSI, from the coding sequence ATGAATCATGTCGGACTAGTCGGGCGATTAACAAAAGATCCGGTTCTTCGGGCGTTTGGAGATAATCGAGTTGCTACGAGCTTTATCGTAGCTGTTAATCGCAATTACCGCAATAGTCAGGGGGATGTGGATACGGATTTCGTTACATGCACAGCATGGGGGAAACTGGCAGAACGCATCGTCCAATATTGCGGCAAAGGATCACTTATCGGAATCAACGGTCGATTGCAATCCCGCTCCTATATGGCAAAAGAAAATGTGAGAGTATTTACAACGGAAGTCGTCACCGATGATGTCCGATTTTATTCACTCAAGCCACCAAGTAAGCAGGTGGAAATAGAAAAGGATTTCGTCCTTCCTGAAACAGAAGAAGGACTACCCATTGCACAAGGGTCTTCCATTTAA
- a CDS encoding DUF6431 domain-containing protein, which produces MILIHDFGVDLETYHELGKNNDFPMVEECPHCHAKHSLHRHGFYERNAITAEKEYRLLICRFRCSICFQTVSILPHFLLPYFQHTTRTIVQWLHDVLHQTGTNPSKRQLISFYLRRFIQTISWIYMYFASVKKSFGWERDTQQQACRSIGKIQQWGEERFVKESWGYLSTYFMAHCFGR; this is translated from the coding sequence GTGATCTTGATTCATGATTTTGGAGTCGATCTCGAAACCTATCATGAATTAGGAAAAAACAATGACTTTCCTATGGTGGAGGAGTGCCCACATTGTCATGCGAAGCATTCCCTTCATCGCCATGGTTTTTATGAACGGAATGCCATCACCGCAGAAAAGGAATATCGTCTCTTGATCTGCCGTTTTCGTTGTTCGATTTGTTTCCAAACGGTGTCCATCCTCCCTCACTTTCTTCTCCCATACTTTCAACATACGACTCGTACCATCGTTCAATGGCTCCATGATGTGCTTCATCAAACCGGCACAAATCCATCAAAAAGACAACTCATTTCTTTCTATCTCCGACGATTTATCCAAACAATTTCATGGATTTATATGTATTTTGCTTCGGTGAAGAAATCTTTCGGTTGGGAGCGAGATACCCAACAACAAGCTTGTCGATCGATCGGGAAAATCCAACAATGGGGAGAGGAACGGTTTGTCAAAGAGTCGTGGGGGTATTTGTCGACCTACTTTATGGCACATTGTTTTGGACGATAA
- a CDS encoding IS3 family transposase gives MPRIGNCWDNACIESFFCKLKAELPAFSVPETKTEMIQAVSEYILYYNEIRPQLKLKMSPIKYRKLKIA, from the coding sequence ATGCCTCGCATAGGCAACTGCTGGGACAATGCTTGCATCGAGAGTTTCTTTTGCAAATTGAAAGCTGAATTACCCGCTTTTTCAGTACCAGAAACGAAAACAGAAATGATTCAAGCTGTATCAGAATATATCTTGTATTATAACGAAATTCGGCCCCAATTAAAACTAAAAATGAGTCCGATAAAATATCGCAAATTAAAAATAGCCTAG
- a CDS encoding DNA-binding protein, translating into MDWNDFILALGIAAAGYFIGEGLKNFKRPDVLDSLDDDDYELINERDVHYFMGISKEDAKSLIQEHPDIPHILINGKVYYPKAQLREWLMNLGMEQQK; encoded by the coding sequence TTGGACTGGAATGATTTCATTTTAGCATTGGGAATTGCGGCAGCTGGATATTTTATTGGGGAAGGTTTAAAGAATTTCAAAAGACCCGATGTTCTGGATTCATTGGATGATGACGATTACGAACTGATCAATGAACGGGACGTGCATTATTTTATGGGGATTTCCAAAGAAGATGCAAAATCATTGATCCAGGAACATCCTGACATTCCGCATATTTTGATTAATGGCAAAGTGTATTATCCAAAGGCCCAATTGCGTGAATGGTTAATGAATCTAGGGATGGAACAACAAAAATAA
- a CDS encoding diphthine--ammonia ligase produces MTKVKNKKFIASFSGGKDSTLALYKAMQAGEPVGLIGMLDETDHFSYSHRLSPEFLEAQARAIGCPIFTRAASWTTYEEKFIQLLEEAKEKGAEVLVTGDVDVPDHGSWHENVANKVGLNLCMPLWHRERREIVEGFVDSGFVAMVTTVNLSMGMRMDDLGRILTRDYIEELVERSIDPCGEAGEFHTTVLDGPIFSAPIQVEKLDIIRKDAYVFLPLKLK; encoded by the coding sequence ATGACGAAAGTAAAGAATAAAAAATTTATCGCATCCTTCAGCGGGGGAAAGGACAGTACGCTTGCTTTATATAAAGCCATGCAAGCGGGAGAACCGGTTGGACTGATCGGGATGCTGGATGAAACGGATCACTTCTCCTACTCCCACCGATTGTCACCTGAATTTTTGGAAGCGCAAGCCCGTGCCATAGGCTGTCCCATCTTTACACGCGCCGCCAGCTGGACAACCTATGAAGAAAAGTTCATCCAGCTATTGGAGGAGGCAAAGGAAAAAGGGGCGGAAGTGCTCGTAACCGGCGATGTGGACGTACCTGACCACGGTTCCTGGCACGAAAACGTCGCGAATAAGGTGGGGCTTAATTTATGTATGCCCCTTTGGCACAGAGAGCGTCGAGAAATTGTCGAGGGATTTGTTGATTCTGGTTTTGTGGCCATGGTGACAACAGTGAATTTATCAATGGGTATGCGCATGGATGACTTGGGAAGAATATTGACCCGTGATTACATAGAGGAGCTTGTGGAACGGTCCATCGATCCATGCGGGGAAGCAGGGGAATTTCATACAACGGTGTTGGATGGTCCGATTTTTTCGGCGCCGATTCAAGTGGAAAAGTTGGACATCATTCGCAAAGATGCATATGTCTTTTTGCCGTTGAAATTGAAATAG
- a CDS encoding FMN-binding glutamate synthase family protein yields MNLADVLIIVGSVIICFIFIVFIVSGLYLYFIDRSQKQHPVLRNYPVIGRARYLFETIGPELRQYLFDHDTEGKPFSRFEYQTIVKSAKYKRDVIGFGSLRDFEKPGFYIRNSMFPKLTEELKMDEETTVKTKRYILLNEPLFGQRKEKFEDHESKAFLLQDEDAIVIGENTRHPFIVKGQIGMSGMSYGALGKNAITALSEGLGIAKGTWMNTGEGGLSEYHLKGNVDIIMQIGPGLFGVRDKEGNFNWDALMEKSQIPQIKAFELKLAQGAKTRGGHIDAEKVTEEIARIRMVEPFTSIDSPNRFKEFDDFHSLFNFMEQIREKTGKPVGMKVVIGSPHEAEELAKAMKETGKGPDFITVDGGEGGTGATYQELADSVGLPIKSALPLLHTSLVKHGVRDQVKIIASGKLFSADRIAIALAMGADLVNIARGFMITVGCIQALKCHSNACPVGVATTDPDLQRALVIDEKKYRTANYVITLREGLFRIAAACGIDSPVHFKPEHVVYKDEKGRAFPLEEMYESLLKS; encoded by the coding sequence TTGAATCTCGCAGATGTGTTGATTATTGTCGGTTCGGTAATCATATGCTTCATCTTCATAGTTTTTATCGTCAGTGGATTATATTTGTATTTTATTGACCGCAGCCAAAAGCAACATCCGGTGTTGCGCAATTATCCGGTTATCGGCAGGGCGCGGTACTTATTTGAAACAATCGGCCCCGAATTGCGCCAATATTTATTCGATCATGATACAGAAGGGAAGCCCTTTTCCCGATTTGAATATCAAACCATTGTGAAGTCTGCCAAATATAAACGGGATGTGATTGGATTTGGATCATTGCGGGATTTCGAGAAACCCGGTTTTTATATCCGCAATTCCATGTTTCCGAAACTGACGGAAGAATTGAAAATGGATGAAGAAACAACGGTGAAGACGAAAAGATACATCCTTTTGAATGAGCCGTTGTTTGGACAGCGAAAAGAAAAGTTCGAGGACCACGAATCCAAGGCCTTTCTCTTGCAAGATGAAGATGCAATCGTCATTGGGGAAAACACAAGGCATCCATTCATCGTCAAAGGGCAAATCGGCATGTCCGGTATGAGTTACGGTGCCTTGGGCAAAAATGCAATTACTGCGTTATCCGAGGGGTTGGGAATAGCAAAAGGGACATGGATGAACACCGGAGAAGGCGGGCTTTCTGAATATCATCTGAAAGGCAATGTGGATATCATTATGCAAATTGGTCCCGGTTTATTTGGCGTACGGGATAAAGAAGGGAATTTCAACTGGGATGCATTGATGGAAAAAAGCCAAATTCCGCAGATCAAAGCCTTTGAACTGAAATTGGCGCAAGGGGCGAAAACGCGCGGTGGCCACATCGATGCTGAAAAAGTGACGGAGGAAATTGCAAGAATCCGCATGGTGGAGCCGTTTACATCCATTGACAGCCCGAACCGGTTCAAAGAGTTTGATGATTTTCATTCTTTATTCAATTTTATGGAACAAATCCGGGAGAAAACGGGGAAGCCGGTTGGAATGAAGGTCGTAATTGGAAGTCCTCATGAAGCGGAAGAATTGGCAAAGGCCATGAAAGAAACTGGGAAAGGTCCAGATTTTATTACGGTTGATGGTGGGGAAGGCGGTACAGGTGCGACTTATCAAGAATTAGCTGATAGCGTTGGATTGCCAATTAAGTCTGCCTTGCCGTTATTGCATACTTCGCTAGTGAAACATGGCGTGCGGGACCAAGTGAAAATTATTGCATCAGGCAAATTGTTTTCCGCAGACCGAATTGCCATTGCTCTAGCCATGGGAGCGGATCTTGTTAATATTGCCCGCGGATTTATGATTACGGTAGGTTGCATTCAAGCATTAAAATGCCATTCCAATGCTTGCCCTGTTGGTGTTGCAACAACGGATCCGGATTTGCAAAGAGCACTGGTTATTGATGAAAAGAAATACCGCACGGCCAACTATGTTATTACATTGAGGGAAGGATTGTTTCGCATTGCTGCTGCATGCGGCATTGATTCCCCAGTTCACTTTAAACCAGAACATGTAGTTTATAAAGATGAGAAAGGAAGAGCCTTTCCATTAGAAGAGATGTATGAATCATTATTGAAAAGTTGA
- a CDS encoding arsenate reductase ArsC yields the protein MSNKLKVAFICVHNSCRSQIAEALGKHFAGDVFESYSAGTETKPQINQDAVRLMKELYDIDMEKTQYSKLLDEIPPVDIVITMGCNVECPYLPCKHREDWGLDDPTGKSDEEFKKVISTIESKIKELKAKLKS from the coding sequence ATGAGCAATAAACTAAAGGTCGCATTTATATGTGTTCATAATTCATGTCGAAGCCAAATAGCCGAGGCACTTGGTAAGCACTTTGCAGGAGATGTATTTGAAAGCTACTCTGCTGGCACAGAAACAAAACCTCAAATTAACCAAGATGCTGTGCGCCTAATGAAAGAGCTTTATGATATAGATATGGAGAAAACTCAATATTCAAAGTTGCTTGATGAAATACCTCCAGTAGATATTGTTATTACAATGGGGTGTAATGTGGAATGCCCTTACCTTCCATGTAAACACAGGGAAGATTGGGGGTTGGATGATCCTACAGGTAAGAGTGATGAGGAATTTAAAAAAGTAATATCAACAATAGAATCAAAAATAAAAGAGTTAAAAGCAAAACTAAAGTCATAA